The following are from one region of the Coccinella septempunctata chromosome 7, icCocSept1.1, whole genome shotgun sequence genome:
- the LOC123317374 gene encoding DNA replication complex GINS protein SLD5, which yields MEVDQDLQNLLDSQEDEENELVLSPAALIQVMEEAWLNEKFAPEVLPNKIEFVELLLGQLTAMEENLINASDKDIKKGIHQLEVDRLKFLVCSYLRIRLEKIEMYVEKVLKEENARIERGEECYLTEAELSFAEGYKGIVDKHFDNQMNIHPTIPTEWRNQVIQPNLHSFVFSKSKANIESIIIDEGNEDETVYVNKDSQMIISYNSVSNLVKNGDVQLI from the coding sequence ATGGAGGTGGATCAAGATCTTCAGAATTTGTTGGATTCCCAAGAAGATGAAGAAAATGAGTTAGTTCTTAGCCCTGCCGCCTTGATACAAGTTATGGAAGAGGCTTggctaaatgaaaaatttgctcCAGAAGTTCTaccaaataaaattgaattcgttgaaTTGCTTCTGGGGCAATTGACAgcaatggaagaaaatttaattaATGCAAGTGATAAGGATATCAAAAAAGGAATTCATCAACTTGAAGTAGACCGTTTGAAATTTCTTGTTTGTAGTTACTTGAGAATAAgactagaaaaaattgaaatgtatGTTGAAAAAGTTTTGAAAGAGGAAAATGCAAGAATAGAAAGAGGTGAAGAATGTTACTTAACTGAGGCTGAATTGAGTTTTGCCGAAGGTTACAAAGGAATTGTGGATAAACATTTTGATAACCAAATGAACATTCATCCAACAATACCAACGGAATGGAGAAACCAAGTTATTCAGCCAAATTTacatagttttgttttttcgaaatctaaAGCTAATATTGAGAGCATTATCATTGATGAAGGCAATGAAGATGAAACAGTGTATGTCAATAAGGACTCGCAAATGATAATTTCTTACAATAGTGTGAGTAATTTGGTGAAGAATGGTGATGTACAACTTATCTGA
- the LOC123317373 gene encoding U5 small nuclear ribonucleoprotein 40 kDa protein has protein sequence MLHENKRKAADQNALVPAAKKARNEVANVNKNKSVLQAAPARTSNLFAPIMLLEGHEGEIFTIKFHPDGQYLASSGFDRKILLWSVYGECENISVMTGHTGAVMDLRFSRDGSNIFTASTDHTLGLWDVPTAQRIKKYKGHTNFVNCLDVARRGPHLIVSGSDDNTVKIWDIRKKQSITSLSSSYQVTAVSLNDTSEQVFSGGIDNDIKVWDLRKDEVLYTLKGHTDTITGLSLSPDGSYLLSNSMDNSLRIWDIRPFAPVERCVKVFSGHQHNFEKNLLKCSWSKDGNKVSAGSADRFVYIWDTTTRRVLYKLPGHNGSVNDVDFHPDEPIIVSGSSDKQIYLGEID, from the exons ATGCTACacgaaaataaaagaaaagCTGCGGACCAGAACGCTCTGGTTCCAGCAGCTAAGAAGGCCAGAAATGAAGTCGCTAATGTTAACAAGAACAAAAGCGTATTACAGGCT GCCCCAGCAAGAACTTCCAATCTATTTGCTCCAATAATGTTATTGGAAGGACATGAAGGCGAAATATTCACAATCAAATTTCATCCTGACGGACAGTATTTGGCATCCTCTGGTTTTGATAGAAAAATTT TGCTATGGAGTGTTTATGGAGAATGTGAAAATATCTCCGTTATGACAGGTCATACTGGAGCAGTAATGGATCTTCGATTTTCTAGGGATGGTTCGAATATTTTCACAGCTAGCACAGATCACACTCTTGGACTTTGGGATGTACCTACAGCTCAAAGAATAAAGAAGTACAAAGGGCATACTAATTTTGTCAACTGTTTGGATG TTGCCAGGAGGGGTCCCCATTTAATTGTTTCTGGTAGTGATGATAACACAGTAAAGATTTGGGATATTAGAAAAAAGCAAAGTATAACTAGTTTGAGCTCTTCATATCAAGTTACAGCAGTTTCTCTCAATGATACATCAGAACAAGTTTTCAGTGGAGGAATCGATAATGATATTAAAGTTTGGGATTTGAGGAAAGATGAAGTATTGTATACTTTGAAAGGACACACTGACACAATCACTGGGCTATCGTTAAGTCCTGATGGATCATATTTATTATCCAATTCAATGGATAACAGTCTTAGAATATGGGATATAAGGCCATTTGCTCCTGTTGAGAGATGTGTGAAAGTATTCTCAG gtcATCAACacaattttgagaagaatctgtTAAAGTGTTCATGGTCAAAAGATGGTAATAAAGTATCTGCAGGGTCGGCTGATCGATTTGTGTATATTTGGGATACAACAACGAGAAGAGTTCTTTACAAACTTCCAGGACATAATGGAAGTGTGAATGATGTAGATTTCCATCCAGATGAACCAATAATTGTTTCAGGAAGTAGTGATAAGCAAATTTACTTGGGAGAAATTGACTAG
- the LOC123316614 gene encoding probable ATP-dependent RNA helicase DDX49, which produces MGKKSFKELGLSTLIIKTLSMMGIQNPTDIQTNCIPAILNGNDCVGAAKTGSGKTLAFALPIIEKLYEDPFKIFALILTPTRELAYQISDQFSIFSANNVLNLKHITIVGGMDMITQAQQIANSHIVVATPGRLADLIETCMTFNFHCLKFLVLDEADRLLGGQFDGQIKTIFSVLPKTRQNLFFSATITDTLATIKNFTKNETLMYEAPAEIATVEDLEQYYVLCSNYVKDAYLVQTVRSFREKDEKGNIMIFTSTCRNCQILSMMLNDVGFENVALHGMMKQKMRLAALVKFKLNSIKILIATDVASRGLDIPTVQLVINHTLPKECKEYIHRVGRTARAGRKGKAITLVTPNDLPQLLEIEKHINTKLEEYKVNDKEVGIIFTQISVSKSEAHINLDENNFDERRRINLRKKWILEGLDPDEEEAKLLKKKKKNVKKLNTKHKINKRKESELGNKNDQK; this is translated from the exons ATGGGTAAAAAAAGTTTCAAGGAGTTGGGGCTATCAACATTGATAATAAAGACTTTGTCTATGATGG GCATACAAAATCCAACTGATATTCAGACAAACTGTATTCCTGCAATACTTAATGGAAATGATTGTGTGGGTGCAGCTAAAACAGGAAGTGGAAAAACTCTTGCATTTGCACTACCaataatagaaaaattatatgaagatCCTTTTAAAATTTTCGCACTGATTCTAACCCCAACAAGAGAATTAGCATATCAAATATCAGatcaattttctattttttctgcAAATAATGTCCTTAATCTTAAACATATTACAATTGTTGGTGGAATGGATATGATTACTCAAGCTCAGCAAATAGCTAATAGTCATATAGTTGTAGCAACACCTGGGAGATTAGCAGACTTGATAGAGACTTGTATGACATTCAATTTTCATTGCTTGAAATTCTTGGTTTTGGATGAAGCTGATAGACTACTCGGTGGTCAGTTTGATGGTCAAATCAAAACAATATTTTCAGTGTTGCCGAAAACAAGACaaaatctctttttttctgCAACTATCACAGATACTCTggcaacaataaaaaatttcactaAAAATGAAACTTTAATGTATGAGGCACCTGCAGAAATAGCAACTGTAGAAGATCTTGAGCAGTATTATGTTCTTTGTTCAAATTACGTTAAAGATGCATATTTAGTACAAACTGTTCGAAGTTTTAGGGAAAAAgatgaaaaaggaaatattATGATATTCACAAGTACATGCAG GAATTGCCAAATTCTATCAATGATGCTTAATGATGTTGGTTTTGAGAATGTAGCGCTTCATGGCATGATGAAACAGAAGATGCGTCTAGCAGCATTAGTGAAGTTCAAGTTAAACTCCATCAAAATACTTATAGCAACAGATGTTGCCAGCAGAGGTCTTGATATTCCAACTGTACAGTTGGTTATAAATCATACACTCCCAAAAGAATGTAAAGAATATATTCATCGTGTTGGTAGAACTGCTAGAGCAGGCAGAAAGGGCAAAGCCATCACTTTAGTGACACCAAACGATTTACCACAATTGTTGGAAATTGAGAAGCACATCAACACAAAATTGGAAGAGTACAAAGTGAATG ataAGGAGGTGGGAATAATATTCACTCAAATATCTGTTTCAAAGAGTGAGGCACACATAAACTTAGATGAAAACAATTTCGATGAAAGAAGAAGAATCAATCTTAGGAAAAAATGGATTTTGGAAGGATTAGATCCTGATGAAGAAGAGgccaaattattgaaaaaaaaaaagaagaatgtgaaaaagttgaatacaaaacataaaataaataaaaggaaAGAATCTGAATTGGGAAATAAAAATGATCAAAAGTAA